The nucleotide sequence AACCACGCCGAGCTGCACATGCGTCGAGGGGAGTGGGCCGAGGCCGCCGAAGTCAGCGGCATCGAGTGTGTCGGCATCGTCGACTCCTGCCCGCGCGGTGAATTTCCGCTCGGCGCCAAGGTGGCGGCGCTGATGGGCGGGCTGGGGCGAACCATCAACGGCAGCTACGCCGAATACACCCGGGTGCGCGCGGCCAACGTCGCCCTGATCGAGTCGGACCTGCCGTGGTCAGATCTGGCCGCGTTGCCCGAAACGTATGCGGTCGCGTGGACCTGTTTGTTCCGCAACCTCAACCTGACGGCGGGACAGACATTGGTGTTACGCGGCGCGACATCGGCGTTCGGCCAGGCCGCGCTGAAGATGGCCGTCGCCGCCGGCGCCCGCGTCATCGCCACCGCACGTAGTCCCAAGCGCTTCGCCCTGCTCGAAGAGTTGGGTGCGTCGCGCGTCGAGTTGGAAAGGCATGACCTGGCCGCCCACCTCCCCGAATCGAAAGTCGAGTCGAAGCAGATCGATGCGGTCCTCGACCTGGTGGGCAACAGCACCATCCTCGACTCGCTCGACATGCTCCGCCGAGGCGGCACGGCATGCTTGGCGGGCTGGTTGGGAGGACTGGATCCCATCGGCGATTTCAATCCGTTGCTGCGCATGGCCAGCGGTGTCAATTGGAACTTTTTCGGTAGCTTCGTGTTTGGCACCCCGGGCTTTCCGCTCTCCGATGTCCCGCTGCAAGACATCGCACGGCAGGTGGCCGAGGGCAAGCTCGATGCCAAGCCAGCGCGCGTCTTCTCGTTCGACCAGATTCACGAGGCCCATCGGGTAATGGAGTCCGGCAAAGCCGACGGCAAGATGGTTGTAGTTCTGGATTGATCTGCACTAGAAAAGGACTCGCAGTCGAAAGGACACGACGATGGGTTTGGCGTGGCAACAGGGCCCGCTCGCTACCGGGTCGGTGGGACACTTTCTCACCGAAACGCCGCTGCCACCGCGGCTGCTGTTCGCCGAGCCGTTGCGTCGCCGGATGCGGGTGCGTTTCGCTGATCGGTGGATCGCCGACAGCGAGGACGTCGTCCTGCTACACGAACCGGGCCGCTATCCGGTCGCCTACTTCCCACGGGATGACATCGAATCGGGGATTCTGATCGCCGAGGATCGGGTGACCCGGCACCAGGACCTCGGCGAATCACGCTGGTTCACGGTCAAGGCCGCCGGCGGCGAAGCCAACCATGCCGCGTGGCAGCACACCGCACTACCGCCGCACGCGGCGGTGCTGGCTGGGCGCGTCGCGTTTGCCTGGCGCGCCATGGACGCCTTCTACGAGGAAGACGAACGCATCGTCGGGCATGCCGCCGACGCCTACCATCGCATCGACATCCGTTCCACATCACGGCATCTCGTGGTACGAGACGGCGAACGCGTGGTCGCCGATACGCCCCGCCCGCTGGCGCTATACGAATCCGGCTTCGCGCCGCGCTGGTATGTGCCGCGCGAGGACGTCGACGAATCGGCGCTCAAACCCGTTGACGGGCAAACCTTCTGCCCGTACAAGGGCATCGCCTCCTACTACGACATCGGCGGCCACAAGCGTGCCGCCTGGTCCTACGTCAACGCCTGGACCGAGGTTGGGCGAGTCGGCAACCTGGTGTCCTTCGAGCCCGACAAGATCGACGTGTACCTCGACGGCAAACAGCTGAACCTCGAGCCGGGTCAAACCGTCATCCCGCACGGCGTTGACCGCGGGCTCGACACCGATGAGGTGCTGGGGAAAGCCTGAGCGGATGACAACGCGACAGACCAGCCCAGACCGGGCGAAGCTGTTCTCCGACGCCGTCTTTGCGGTGATCATCACGGTGTTGGTCCTCAAGCTGAATCCGCCTCACCCCGATACCTTCGGCGCCTTGCTGCCGCTGTGGCCCACCGGTCTGAGCTATGTGGTCAGCTACCTGTTCATCGCGATCGTCTGGGTGAACCATCATCATTTGTTCGGTTACGCCGATGAGGCGACTCCGCGGCTGATCTGGTCGAACTTCGCCCATCTGTTTTCCGTGTCGCTGATCCCGTTCACCACCGAATGGATCGCCGATTCCCGGCTGGCGGCCGCACCCGTGGCGTTGTATGCGTTGGTATTCGTGCTGGTGAACATCACGTACCTCGCGCTGTGCACGGAAGTCGTCGACCGGCCCACCCACGAGGATGTTTCGCACCGGCTGCAGCGACTGTTTCGAATGAGGTCATTCGTCACGATCGGCGGCTTCATGGCGGCGGC is from Mycobacterium conspicuum and encodes:
- a CDS encoding zinc-binding alcohol dehydrogenase family protein, with the protein product MRAIILKGFGGLDSLVYTDIPKPLPKAGEVVIKVKGFGINHAELHMRRGEWAEAAEVSGIECVGIVDSCPRGEFPLGAKVAALMGGLGRTINGSYAEYTRVRAANVALIESDLPWSDLAALPETYAVAWTCLFRNLNLTAGQTLVLRGATSAFGQAALKMAVAAGARVIATARSPKRFALLEELGASRVELERHDLAAHLPESKVESKQIDAVLDLVGNSTILDSLDMLRRGGTACLAGWLGGLDPIGDFNPLLRMASGVNWNFFGSFVFGTPGFPLSDVPLQDIARQVAEGKLDAKPARVFSFDQIHEAHRVMESGKADGKMVVVLD
- a CDS encoding DUF427 domain-containing protein; the protein is MGLAWQQGPLATGSVGHFLTETPLPPRLLFAEPLRRRMRVRFADRWIADSEDVVLLHEPGRYPVAYFPRDDIESGILIAEDRVTRHQDLGESRWFTVKAAGGEANHAAWQHTALPPHAAVLAGRVAFAWRAMDAFYEEDERIVGHAADAYHRIDIRSTSRHLVVRDGERVVADTPRPLALYESGFAPRWYVPREDVDESALKPVDGQTFCPYKGIASYYDIGGHKRAAWSYVNAWTEVGRVGNLVSFEPDKIDVYLDGKQLNLEPGQTVIPHGVDRGLDTDEVLGKA
- a CDS encoding TMEM175 family protein; translation: MTTRQTSPDRAKLFSDAVFAVIITVLVLKLNPPHPDTFGALLPLWPTGLSYVVSYLFIAIVWVNHHHLFGYADEATPRLIWSNFAHLFSVSLIPFTTEWIADSRLAAAPVALYALVFVLVNITYLALCTEVVDRPTHEDVSHRLQRLFRMRSFVTIGGFMAAAIIALWWPIPGMALICSCLIVYLRPDIPDVKNARS